One Stegostoma tigrinum isolate sSteTig4 chromosome 22, sSteTig4.hap1, whole genome shotgun sequence DNA segment encodes these proteins:
- the arl16 gene encoding ADP-ribosylation factor-like protein 16 isoform X2, with the protein MCLLLGVTGVGTNLTDLVVNKRRFTIRELGGCMAPIWPSYYRDCEAVIFVIDAANPTQVSSSCIQLLSLVAAELLQQIPVLILFNKVDLPCSMSRVEMKSLFRMDDIIACAKQHISIMEVSAWDGTGLDEVLKWIYSHKGRRLTVP; encoded by the exons GTGGGAACTAATCTAACTGACCTCGTGGTTAacaagaggagatttaccattCGGGAACTAGGAGGCTGCATGGCCCCCATCTGGCCAAGTTACTACAGAGATTGTGAGGCTGTGATT TTTGTGATCGACGCCGCAAATCCCACTCAGGTTTCCTCGTCCTGCATTCAGCTCCTCTCGCTCGTAGCTGCTGAACTGCTCCAACAAATACCAGTCCTAATTCTCTTCAACAAAGT TGATCTGCCCTGCTCCATGTCACGTGTGGAAATGAAAAGCCTGTTCAGGATGGATGACATAATTGCCTGTGCGAAACAGCACATCAGCATAATGGAAGTTAGCGCGTGGGATGGCACTGGGCTGGATGAGGTCTTAAAATGGATTTATTCACACAAGGGCAGACGCCTTACCGTGCCATAG
- the arl16 gene encoding ADP-ribosylation factor-like protein 16 isoform X3, with protein MAPIWPSYYRDCEAVIFVIDAANPTQVSSSCIQLLSLVAAELLQQIPVLILFNKVDLPCSMSRVEMKSLFRMDDIIACAKQHISIMEVSAWDGTGLDEVLKWIYSHKGRRLTVP; from the exons ATGGCCCCCATCTGGCCAAGTTACTACAGAGATTGTGAGGCTGTGATT TTTGTGATCGACGCCGCAAATCCCACTCAGGTTTCCTCGTCCTGCATTCAGCTCCTCTCGCTCGTAGCTGCTGAACTGCTCCAACAAATACCAGTCCTAATTCTCTTCAACAAAGT TGATCTGCCCTGCTCCATGTCACGTGTGGAAATGAAAAGCCTGTTCAGGATGGATGACATAATTGCCTGTGCGAAACAGCACATCAGCATAATGGAAGTTAGCGCGTGGGATGGCACTGGGCTGGATGAGGTCTTAAAATGGATTTATTCACACAAGGGCAGACGCCTTACCGTGCCATAG